In the Fimbriiglobus ruber genome, AAGTACCTGCGGGTGACGACCGGCAAGTTGCCCGAGGCCGACTACGCGTTCCTCGACGAACTGTTCAAGGGCTCGTCGGCCATCCTGAACGTCATGCTGCGGATCCTGAACGAGCGGACGTTCGACGCCGGGGACGGGGTGGCCCGGCCGGTCCCCCTGCGGCTCTGCCTGGCGGCCTCGAACGAGTGGCCGTCGCCCGACACCGGGAAGGAACTGGCCGCGATCGCCGACCGGTTCGTGTTGCGGAAGACCGTGTCCCCGATCCGGTCCCAGGTCGGCCGGCGGAAGTTGCTGTGGACGCGGGACCACGCCCCCAAGCTGTCGGCCCCCATCGCCCCGGCCGAGGTCGACCAGGCCCGGCGGCGGGCCCAGGCCCTGCCGTGGTCGGCCGACGCCCGCGAGGCCCTCGAGGCCGTCCTCAAGGAACTCGCGAAGGAGGGCGTCCAGCCCGGGGACCGGCGGCAGTTCCAGACGGTCGGGGTGGTCCGGGCGTTCGCCTACCTGACCGGGGCCGACGAGGTCCGGCCCGAGCACCTGGAGGTTGCCCAGCACTGCCTGTGGGACGACCCGGGCGAGCAGCCCCGGAAGGCGGCCCAGGTGATCGCCCGGATCGCCAACCCGGTCGGCATGCGGGTCACCCAGCTGCTCGTCGAGGCCGAGCAGGTCCTGACCGCGACGAACGTCCGCGACCTGGCCGACGCCGCCCGGGCCGCGGCCAAGCTGGCCGAGATCGACCGCCAGTTCGCCGGGCTGGCGGCGGGCCCCCGGGTCGAGACGGCCCGGGCGTACCTCAAGGACCAGCTCAAGAAGCTCAAGCTCGCCTCGATCGAGGCCGTCTGACCGGCGCGAACCCGGTCGCCGGTCCTCCGGGCCCACCCGCCCGACGACGATTCGTCGGGCGGGTGGGCCCGGAGGTATCCGGCGACTTCATCCCTCGGCCGGTTCGTGACCCACGACCCCAAACCCCGCCCGCACTGGAGGAGGCATGGACCCGAAGGAGCTGTTGAAACTGCTC is a window encoding:
- a CDS encoding AAA family ATPase, with translation MKLLRSETDPVRDQFARARAELAAALIERDEEVDLILTALIAHEHVLLVGPPGCGKSLLLDSVLAWTGGTRFTLLLTKFTAVEELVGPVSLAALKADKYLRVTTGKLPEADYAFLDELFKGSSAILNVMLRILNERTFDAGDGVARPVPLRLCLAASNEWPSPDTGKELAAIADRFVLRKTVSPIRSQVGRRKLLWTRDHAPKLSAPIAPAEVDQARRRAQALPWSADAREALEAVLKELAKEGVQPGDRRQFQTVGVVRAFAYLTGADEVRPEHLEVAQHCLWDDPGEQPRKAAQVIARIANPVGMRVTQLLVEAEQVLTATNVRDLADAARAAAKLAEIDRQFAGLAAGPRVETARAYLKDQLKKLKLASIEAV